One segment of Streptomyces sp. YIM 121038 DNA contains the following:
- a CDS encoding DUF1349 domain-containing protein — protein MNAKDTGSLELPELPFPLRPYGPDGDWGYEDGVLTGWAGPRQDRFVPPTGEALDPASDAPRLLGAPEGDFQLIARVTVGFAAAFDAGVLYLHVGEREWAKLCFERSPDLPTICTVVTRGRSDDANAFVVDGSHVWLRISRTGTAFAFHASTDGAHWTFVRIFQLGDAASAGAALVGFLAQSPQGEGCVVTFDHIEFRPNWPKALRDGS, from the coding sequence ATGAACGCCAAGGACACCGGCAGCCTCGAGCTGCCCGAACTGCCCTTCCCGCTCAGACCGTACGGGCCCGACGGCGACTGGGGTTACGAGGACGGGGTCCTCACCGGCTGGGCGGGCCCCCGTCAGGACCGCTTCGTGCCGCCCACCGGCGAGGCCCTGGACCCCGCGTCCGACGCGCCCCGGCTGCTCGGCGCGCCCGAGGGGGACTTCCAGCTGATCGCCCGGGTCACGGTCGGCTTCGCGGCCGCCTTCGACGCGGGCGTGCTCTATCTGCACGTCGGCGAACGGGAGTGGGCGAAGCTCTGCTTCGAGCGCTCCCCGGACCTGCCCACGATCTGCACCGTCGTCACCCGGGGCCGCTCCGACGACGCCAACGCCTTCGTCGTCGACGGCTCCCACGTGTGGCTGCGGATCAGCCGCACCGGCACGGCGTTCGCCTTCCACGCGTCGACGGACGGCGCGCACTGGACGTTCGTCCGCATCTTCCAGCTGGGCGACGCGGCCTCGGCCGGCGCGGCGCTCGTCGGCTTCCTCGCGCAGTCGCCCCAGGGCGAGGGCTGCGTGGTGACCTTCGACCACATCGAGTTCCGCCCCAACTGGCCGAAGGCCTTGCGCGACGGTTCTTGA
- a CDS encoding Gfo/Idh/MocA family oxidoreductase: protein MEIRTQNPVRTGIVGLSARGGWAPQSHLPALARLDGYDLLALAASSPESALAAGARYGVPRAYGSARELVRDPDVDLVVVSVRVPLHREVILAALAAGKAVLSEWPLGNGLAEAEELAAAAAAAGVRTFAGLQARSAPAVRYVRDLVADGFAGEVLSTSLVASGRRWGATFEPGGDYLLDRANGGTMLTIPFGHTVDALAMVLGEFTEVSATTATRRPVVREEGSGRTAAMTADDQIAVSGRLTSGAVASVHFRGGLARGTTFHWEINGTDGDLVVTGDHGHLQQARLTVRGARGTDGALRELPVPERYFDVPALDDVRGEVPYNIGVQYAEVLRDLRESTSGVPDFAHAARRQRLLDAVERAAATGSRVAL from the coding sequence ATGGAGATCCGCACCCAGAACCCCGTCCGGACCGGCATCGTCGGTCTCTCCGCCCGCGGCGGCTGGGCCCCGCAGTCGCATCTGCCCGCCCTGGCCCGGCTCGACGGCTACGACCTGCTCGCCCTTGCCGCTTCGAGCCCCGAGTCCGCCCTCGCCGCCGGCGCGCGCTACGGCGTTCCGCGCGCGTACGGCAGCGCCCGCGAGCTCGTCCGCGACCCCGACGTCGACCTCGTGGTGGTCAGCGTCCGCGTGCCGCTGCACCGCGAGGTGATCCTGGCGGCGCTCGCGGCGGGCAAGGCCGTCCTGTCGGAGTGGCCGCTCGGCAACGGCCTCGCGGAGGCCGAGGAACTGGCCGCCGCCGCGGCGGCCGCGGGCGTGCGCACGTTCGCCGGACTCCAGGCGCGCTCGGCGCCCGCCGTGCGGTACGTGCGCGACCTGGTCGCCGACGGCTTCGCCGGTGAGGTCCTGTCCACGAGCCTCGTCGCGTCGGGGCGCCGCTGGGGCGCCACCTTCGAGCCGGGCGGCGACTACCTCCTGGACCGGGCCAACGGCGGCACGATGCTCACCATCCCCTTCGGCCACACCGTCGACGCCCTGGCCATGGTGCTCGGGGAGTTCACCGAGGTCTCGGCGACCACGGCGACCCGGCGTCCGGTCGTGCGCGAGGAGGGCTCGGGGCGCACCGCCGCCATGACGGCCGACGACCAGATCGCGGTGAGCGGACGGCTGACCTCCGGTGCCGTCGCCTCCGTGCACTTCCGGGGCGGGCTCGCCCGCGGCACCACCTTCCACTGGGAGATCAACGGCACGGACGGCGACCTGGTGGTCACCGGCGACCACGGGCACCTCCAGCAGGCCCGCCTCACCGTGCGCGGCGCCCGGGGCACGGACGGCGCCCTGCGGGAACTGCCCGTGCCGGAGCGGTACTTCGACGTGCCCGCGCTGGACGACGTGCGCGGCGAGGTGCCGTACAACATCGGCGTCCAGTACGCGGAGGTCCTGCGCGACCTGCGCGAGTCCACTTCGGGTGTGCCGGACTTCGCCCACGCGGCCCGGCGGCAGCGGCTGCTCGACGCGGTCGAGCGGGCCGCCGCCACGGGTTCGCGCGTTGCGCTGTGA
- a CDS encoding helix-turn-helix domain-containing protein, with amino-acid sequence MTGQSGVSPAGARPDSTHKHDIYGLLCPGREIFELLANKWTGLAITALADGPRRFGELRRTLEGISPKVLTRTLRRLEDYGLVLRTVHAEVPPRVEYELTALGRGALEPLAQLRTWIRENTEHFARSEEWTGPAGG; translated from the coding sequence ATGACAGGTCAGAGCGGTGTTTCCCCCGCCGGTGCCCGGCCGGACAGCACGCACAAGCACGACATCTACGGCCTGCTGTGCCCCGGCCGGGAGATCTTCGAGCTGCTCGCCAACAAGTGGACGGGCCTCGCGATCACGGCCCTCGCCGACGGGCCGCGCCGCTTCGGCGAGCTGCGCCGCACGCTGGAGGGGATCAGCCCCAAGGTCCTCACGCGGACGCTGCGGCGCCTGGAGGACTACGGCCTGGTGCTGCGCACCGTCCACGCCGAGGTGCCGCCCCGCGTCGAGTACGAGCTGACCGCGCTCGGCCGGGGCGCCCTGGAGCCGCTGGCCCAGCTGCGCACCTGGATCCGGGAGAACACGGAACATTTCGCCCGGTCCGAGGAATGGACAGGGCCCGCCGGGGGTTGA
- a CDS encoding aldehyde dehydrogenase (NADP(+)): protein MAAAPVWSVDPRTGKRREQVAVEATAEEVGRTVAAAHAARAALTDRATRAAFLRTAADLLGGAEGPLVEAADAETALGPVRLGGELTRTRFQLRAFADVLDEGAYLGVVIDHPDASTTPPTPDLRRYRVPLGVVAVYGASNFPFAFSVPGGDTASALAAGCPVVVKAHPDHPATSELVASVLRRAAAEHGLPREVVGLVHGFDAGLELIRHPLVAAAGFTGSVRGGRALFDAAAARPVPIPFHGELGSLNPVVVTEAAAAERAERIGTGLAGSMTLGVGQFCVKPGLVLAPEGADGDRLVKSLTDAVSDGEPGVLLDHRMRDAFVAGVAERAGLPEVSAPVTPGAAGEHTVAAGFLTVPAARLAAAGEHDLLLEECFGPVTVVARYASRQEITAVLARLPGNLTATVQLSADEAAGEGRGTELLAELTPLAGRVLVNGWPTGVAVAPAQHHGGPYPATTSTSTSVGSTAIERWLRPVVYQSTPEALLPPELHDANPLGLPRRYDGRLEH from the coding sequence GTGGCAGCAGCACCAGTGTGGAGCGTCGACCCCCGAACCGGGAAGCGGCGCGAGCAGGTCGCCGTCGAAGCCACGGCCGAGGAGGTCGGCCGGACCGTCGCCGCGGCGCACGCCGCGCGCGCCGCCCTCACGGACCGCGCGACCCGCGCGGCCTTCCTGCGCACCGCCGCGGACCTCCTGGGCGGCGCCGAGGGCCCGCTGGTGGAGGCCGCCGACGCGGAGACGGCGCTCGGCCCGGTCCGGCTCGGCGGCGAGCTCACCCGCACCCGCTTCCAGCTGCGCGCCTTCGCGGACGTCCTCGACGAGGGCGCCTATCTGGGCGTCGTCATCGACCACCCCGACGCGAGCACCACACCCCCCACCCCCGACCTGCGCCGTTACCGGGTCCCGCTCGGCGTCGTCGCCGTCTACGGGGCCTCCAACTTCCCCTTCGCCTTCTCCGTGCCCGGCGGCGACACCGCGAGCGCGCTCGCCGCGGGCTGCCCCGTCGTCGTCAAGGCGCACCCCGACCACCCGGCCACCTCCGAGCTCGTCGCGTCCGTGCTGCGCCGCGCGGCCGCCGAGCACGGCCTGCCGCGCGAGGTCGTCGGCCTGGTGCACGGCTTCGACGCGGGCCTCGAACTGATCCGGCACCCGCTGGTCGCCGCCGCCGGGTTCACCGGTTCGGTGCGCGGCGGACGCGCCCTCTTCGACGCGGCGGCCGCGCGCCCGGTGCCGATCCCCTTCCACGGCGAGCTGGGCTCGCTCAACCCGGTCGTCGTCACCGAGGCCGCGGCCGCCGAGCGCGCCGAGCGGATCGGCACCGGCCTCGCGGGCTCGATGACGCTCGGCGTCGGCCAGTTCTGCGTGAAGCCGGGCCTCGTCCTCGCCCCCGAGGGAGCGGACGGCGACCGCCTGGTGAAGTCCCTCACCGACGCGGTCAGCGACGGTGAGCCGGGCGTGCTCCTCGACCACCGCATGCGCGACGCCTTCGTCGCCGGGGTCGCCGAGCGCGCCGGACTCCCGGAGGTGAGCGCGCCGGTGACGCCGGGCGCGGCCGGCGAGCACACCGTGGCGGCCGGGTTCCTCACCGTCCCCGCGGCACGCCTGGCCGCCGCGGGGGAGCACGACCTGCTCCTGGAGGAGTGCTTCGGCCCGGTCACCGTCGTCGCCCGCTACGCGTCCCGGCAGGAGATCACCGCCGTGCTCGCCCGGCTCCCCGGCAACCTCACGGCGACCGTGCAGCTCTCGGCCGACGAGGCCGCGGGCGAGGGCCGCGGCACCGAACTGCTCGCCGAACTGACGCCGCTCGCGGGCCGCGTCCTCGTCAACGGCTGGCCCACCGGCGTCGCCGTGGCCCCCGCGCAGCACCACGGCGGGCCCTACCCGGCGACGACCAGCACCTCCACCTCCGTCGGCTCCACCGCCATCGAGCGCTGGCTGCGCCCCGTCGTGTACCAGAGCACCCCCGAGGCGCTCCTTCCGCCGGAGCTCCACGACGCCAATCCCCTGGGTCTGCCCCGCCGTTACGACGGCCGCCTGGAACACTGA
- a CDS encoding MarR family winged helix-turn-helix transcriptional regulator translates to MKTEAERAEPACPSAARGGPVSTSIARVARLHRIAAGKLLKDAGLYPGQELMMMHLWESGAVRQSELIRMVELDPSTVTKMLQRLEQAGHVRRRPDPADRRAVLVEATDDDNGLMRAVESAWTKLEQHTLAGLDPDERAQLGRLLSRVEANLCVETAGCPEVSR, encoded by the coding sequence ATGAAGACCGAAGCCGAGCGGGCCGAGCCCGCGTGTCCGTCCGCGGCCCGGGGCGGGCCCGTCAGCACCAGCATCGCCCGGGTCGCGCGGCTGCACCGCATCGCCGCGGGCAAGCTCCTGAAGGACGCCGGTCTCTACCCCGGCCAGGAGCTCATGATGATGCACCTGTGGGAGTCGGGCGCCGTGCGTCAGTCGGAGCTCATCAGGATGGTCGAGCTCGACCCCTCGACGGTCACGAAGATGCTCCAGCGCCTGGAGCAGGCGGGACACGTGCGGCGCCGCCCCGACCCCGCCGACCGGCGGGCCGTGCTCGTCGAGGCCACGGACGACGACAACGGCCTGATGCGCGCCGTGGAGAGCGCCTGGACCAAGCTGGAGCAGCACACGCTCGCGGGCCTCGACCCGGACGAGCGCGCCCAGCTGGGGCGGCTGCTCTCCCGCGTCGAGGCCAATCTGTGCGTGGAGACGGCGGGCTGCCCGGAGGTCAGCCGCTGA
- a CDS encoding IclR family transcriptional regulator, whose amino-acid sequence MAAAETGGGAQVKSAVRTVELLEFFAGRPGMHSLADVQEAVGYPKSSLYMLLRTLVELGWIETDATGTRYGIGVRALLVGTSYIDGDEVVAAARPTLDRLSDDTTETIHLARLDGTNVVYLATRQSQHYLRPFTRVGRRLPAHSTSLGKALLATHTDEQVRKLLPETLPSLTENTITDREQLIEELRTVREQGFAVDREENTLGLRCFGVAIPYRTPARDAISCSVPVARLTPAHEQMVKDALFDARDRLTLATRRL is encoded by the coding sequence ATGGCAGCTGCTGAGACGGGCGGGGGCGCGCAGGTCAAGTCCGCGGTGCGGACGGTGGAGTTGCTCGAGTTCTTCGCGGGCCGCCCCGGCATGCACTCCCTGGCCGACGTCCAAGAGGCGGTCGGCTACCCGAAGTCCAGCCTCTACATGCTCCTTCGCACGCTCGTCGAGCTGGGCTGGATCGAGACCGACGCCACCGGCACGCGGTACGGCATCGGGGTGCGGGCCCTGCTCGTCGGCACGTCGTACATCGACGGCGACGAGGTCGTCGCGGCGGCCCGGCCCACGCTCGACCGGCTCTCGGACGACACCACCGAGACGATCCACCTCGCGCGGCTCGACGGCACGAACGTGGTGTATCTGGCCACCCGCCAGTCCCAGCACTATCTGCGCCCGTTCACGCGTGTGGGCCGCAGGCTGCCCGCGCACTCCACCTCGCTCGGCAAGGCGCTGCTCGCCACCCACACCGACGAGCAGGTGCGCAAGCTCCTGCCGGAGACGCTGCCGTCGCTGACCGAGAACACGATCACCGACCGCGAGCAGCTCATCGAGGAGCTGCGCACCGTGCGGGAGCAGGGCTTCGCCGTGGACCGCGAGGAGAACACCCTCGGTCTGCGCTGCTTCGGCGTGGCGATCCCCTACCGCACGCCCGCGCGGGACGCGATCAGCTGCTCCGTGCCGGTGGCCCGGCTCACGCCCGCGCACGAGCAGATGGTCAAGGACGCGCTCTTCGACGCCCGCGACCGGCTCACCCTGGCCACGCGGCGGCTCTGA
- a CDS encoding aminotransferase class V-fold PLP-dependent enzyme has translation METTGPRTGQSLDPTLVRSAFAPRTTYLNSASTGLLPARAVTAMHEGALSVAQGRPADMFADVEAARAAFARLVGVPVGRVAAGASVAVYSGLVAASLPEGAEVLTAEADFSSTVNPFHMRADLKVRAVPLERLAESVRPGTALVAVSVAQSADGRIVDLDALRAAVRAHGSRLYLDASQAAGWFDLRDHVATADFTASVGFKWLTCPRGVAFFVAPEESEGFGGLRPVLAGWVAGERPWDSCYGPVEELAHSARRFDESPALLAYAGARHCLELVEELGVAAIGAHDLGLADRFRAGLAELGHEPVPAPGSPIVAVPGLGARQPELSAAGIEVSDRAGHLRAAFHFYNTAADVDRLLAALSG, from the coding sequence ATGGAGACCACCGGACCGCGCACCGGCCAGAGCCTCGACCCGACTCTCGTACGCTCCGCATTCGCTCCCCGGACCACGTATCTGAACAGCGCGAGCACCGGCCTGCTCCCGGCCCGTGCCGTCACCGCGATGCACGAGGGCGCCCTCTCCGTGGCGCAGGGCCGCCCGGCCGACATGTTCGCGGACGTGGAGGCGGCCCGCGCCGCCTTCGCGCGGCTCGTCGGCGTGCCGGTGGGCCGGGTCGCGGCGGGCGCCTCGGTGGCCGTCTACAGCGGCCTGGTCGCCGCCTCGCTGCCGGAGGGCGCCGAAGTCCTCACCGCCGAGGCCGACTTCAGCTCGACGGTGAACCCCTTCCACATGCGCGCGGACCTGAAGGTGCGCGCCGTGCCCCTGGAGCGGCTCGCCGAGTCGGTCCGCCCCGGCACGGCCCTGGTCGCGGTCAGCGTCGCGCAGTCGGCCGACGGCCGGATCGTGGACCTCGACGCGCTGCGCGCGGCCGTCCGCGCCCACGGCTCCCGCCTCTACCTCGACGCCTCGCAGGCGGCGGGCTGGTTCGACCTGCGCGACCACGTCGCCACGGCCGACTTCACGGCGTCCGTCGGGTTCAAGTGGCTCACCTGCCCGCGCGGCGTCGCGTTCTTCGTCGCGCCGGAGGAGTCCGAGGGCTTCGGCGGCCTGCGCCCGGTGCTCGCGGGCTGGGTCGCGGGGGAGCGCCCCTGGGACAGCTGCTACGGCCCGGTCGAGGAACTCGCCCACTCCGCGCGCCGGTTCGACGAGAGCCCGGCCCTGCTCGCGTACGCGGGCGCCCGGCACTGTCTGGAGCTCGTCGAGGAGCTCGGCGTGGCCGCGATCGGCGCGCACGACCTGGGCCTCGCGGACCGCTTCCGCGCCGGGCTCGCCGAGCTCGGCCACGAGCCGGTGCCCGCGCCGGGCTCGCCCATCGTGGCGGTGCCCGGACTCGGCGCCCGCCAGCCCGAGTTGAGCGCGGCGGGCATCGAGGTCTCGGACCGCGCGGGCCACCTGCGGGCCGCCTTCCACTTCTACAACACGGCGGCGGACGTGGACCGCCTGCTCGCCGCCCTCAGCGGCTGA
- a CDS encoding histidine kinase — protein MRRLGPALFGRRARRRWIHLILGGAVAMPYVFVGSILSGPLFGDDRFFGSFRAQLLAFAIGLPMAAVTALFPLTRPMSVAAVRALCGVPDEALADGPPRTRQERGRTVLWFTLHLGFGGIISGMTLGLVPFAAFQLVLPLTVGGWDSWLGLPDHLRDPWTLALAPVSGTACLLVLAGCAALGGGLLARWAPLLLGPTPADRLAAAEQRAADLAVRNRLARELHDSVGHALSAVTLQASAARRVLDHDPEFVREALAAIEDTTRRTVGELDAVLGVLREGDQRASTAPAPTLAADLDGLLRRTRAGGLRVKAAVALGPGGADALPPMVSREAYRIVQEALSNALRHGGADTAVTLRIARDDTGLDLSAENPLPSAPPGTAADRPGGGHGLRGIADRARLLGGTTESGPEAGVWRLRVRLPLRPPA, from the coding sequence GTGAGACGCCTCGGCCCTGCCCTGTTCGGGCGGCGGGCGCGCCGCCGGTGGATCCATCTGATCCTCGGCGGCGCGGTCGCCATGCCGTACGTCTTCGTGGGGTCGATCCTGTCGGGACCGCTCTTCGGCGACGACCGGTTCTTCGGCTCGTTCCGCGCCCAACTCCTCGCGTTCGCCATCGGGTTGCCGATGGCCGCGGTCACCGCGCTGTTCCCGCTGACCCGGCCCATGTCGGTGGCGGCGGTGCGGGCGCTGTGCGGGGTGCCGGACGAGGCGCTGGCCGACGGGCCGCCGCGCACCCGCCAGGAGCGCGGGCGCACGGTCCTGTGGTTCACGCTGCACCTCGGGTTCGGCGGGATCATCAGCGGGATGACCCTCGGGCTCGTGCCGTTCGCGGCGTTCCAGCTCGTGCTGCCCCTCACCGTGGGCGGGTGGGACTCCTGGCTCGGTCTCCCCGACCACCTCCGCGACCCCTGGACGCTGGCCCTCGCGCCGGTCTCGGGCACCGCGTGCCTGCTCGTGCTCGCCGGGTGCGCGGCGCTCGGCGGCGGGCTGCTCGCGCGGTGGGCGCCGCTGCTGCTCGGGCCCACGCCCGCCGACCGGCTGGCCGCCGCCGAGCAGCGCGCCGCCGACCTCGCCGTGCGCAACCGCCTCGCCCGCGAGCTGCACGACTCCGTGGGCCACGCGCTGAGCGCGGTCACGCTCCAGGCGAGCGCCGCCCGCCGGGTCCTCGACCACGACCCGGAGTTCGTGCGCGAGGCCCTCGCCGCCATCGAGGACACCACCCGGCGCACCGTCGGCGAGCTGGACGCGGTCCTCGGCGTCCTGCGCGAGGGCGACCAGCGGGCGTCGACGGCTCCCGCGCCCACGCTCGCCGCCGACCTGGACGGCCTCCTTCGCCGTACCCGCGCGGGCGGGCTGCGCGTGAAGGCCGCCGTCGCCCTCGGCCCCGGCGGCGCCGACGCGCTGCCGCCGATGGTGTCCCGCGAGGCGTACCGCATCGTGCAGGAGGCCCTCAGCAACGCCCTCAGGCACGGCGGCGCCGACACCGCCGTGACGCTGCGGATCGCGCGCGACGACACCGGCCTCGACCTGAGCGCCGAGAACCCGCTGCCGTCGGCGCCGCCCGGCACCGCGGCCGACCGGCCCGGCGGCGGCCACGGCCTGCGCGGCATCGCCGACCGGGCCCGGCTGCTCGGCGGCACCACCGAGTCCGGACCCGAGGCCGGGGTGTGGCGGCTGCGCGTACGGCTGCCGCTGCGACCACCCGCCTGA
- a CDS encoding penicillin-binding transpeptidase domain-containing protein gives MNKTIRHTAVFTLLLVVALLVRATWVQFHDSKALAEDKLNKRNAIRTYANPLGDIIVAGESVTGSKRTSGGDLAYKRTYKNGQLYSSVTGYSSQVYGATQLEGIYKDLLDGSDNRLKNPLDTLTNKRADPGDVVTTIDPAVQKAGYKALGDKKGAAVAIDPKTGKILGMVSTPSYDPSKISGSNDGDAWKALTGDEDKPMVNRAIRQPLPPGSTFKLVVAAAALEDGLYDSVDQKTDSPDPWTLPGTRTSIPNEVKSAPCENASLRTALQWSCNNVFTKLAVDLGQDKLRAQAEKFGFNAEKLDVPVRAGVSLYPKDMDKASTGLTGIGQFDVTATPLQMAMVSAAIANGGELKSPHMVSKTTTADGDVLKNYDEDTGSERVVSESTADQLASAMRSVVEKGTATNARISGATVGGKTGTAQHGENNSKTPYAWFTSYAKGSDGKEVAVAVIVESSDADRSEVSGNGLAAPIATAMMRAALR, from the coding sequence ATGAACAAGACGATCAGGCACACCGCGGTCTTCACGCTGCTCCTGGTGGTCGCGCTGCTTGTGCGGGCCACCTGGGTGCAGTTCCACGACTCGAAGGCGCTCGCGGAGGACAAGCTGAACAAACGGAACGCGATCAGGACCTACGCGAACCCGCTCGGCGACATCATCGTGGCCGGTGAGTCCGTCACCGGCTCCAAGCGCACGTCGGGCGGCGACCTGGCGTACAAGCGCACGTACAAGAACGGGCAGCTGTACTCGTCCGTCACCGGGTACAGCTCGCAGGTGTACGGCGCCACGCAGCTGGAAGGGATCTACAAGGACCTCCTGGACGGCAGCGACAACCGGCTGAAGAACCCGCTCGACACGCTCACCAACAAGCGCGCCGACCCCGGTGACGTCGTGACCACCATCGACCCGGCCGTCCAGAAGGCCGGGTACAAGGCGCTCGGCGACAAGAAGGGCGCCGCCGTCGCCATCGACCCGAAGACCGGCAAGATCCTCGGGATGGTCTCCACGCCGTCGTACGACCCGTCGAAGATCAGCGGCTCCAACGACGGCGACGCGTGGAAGGCGCTCACCGGCGACGAGGACAAGCCGATGGTGAACCGCGCGATCCGGCAGCCGCTGCCGCCCGGCTCGACCTTCAAGCTGGTGGTCGCGGCGGCCGCCCTGGAGGACGGCCTGTACGACTCGGTCGACCAGAAGACCGACAGCCCCGACCCGTGGACGCTGCCCGGCACGCGTACGTCCATCCCGAACGAGGTCAAGTCCGCGCCCTGCGAGAACGCCTCGCTGCGCACCGCGCTGCAGTGGTCGTGCAACAACGTCTTCACCAAGCTCGCCGTCGACCTCGGCCAGGACAAGCTGCGGGCGCAGGCGGAGAAGTTCGGCTTCAACGCGGAGAAGCTGGACGTGCCGGTGCGCGCGGGCGTCAGCCTGTACCCGAAGGACATGGACAAGGCGAGCACCGGCCTCACCGGCATCGGCCAGTTCGACGTGACCGCGACGCCGCTGCAGATGGCCATGGTGTCGGCCGCGATCGCCAACGGCGGCGAGCTGAAGTCCCCGCACATGGTCTCCAAGACCACGACCGCCGACGGCGACGTCCTGAAGAACTACGACGAGGACACCGGCTCGGAGCGCGTCGTCAGCGAGTCCACCGCCGATCAGCTCGCGTCCGCGATGCGGTCGGTCGTCGAGAAGGGCACGGCGACGAACGCGCGCATCAGCGGGGCGACCGTGGGCGGCAAGACGGGTACCGCCCAGCACGGCGAGAACAACAGCAAGACGCCGTACGCCTGGTTCACGTCCTACGCCAAGGGGTCCGACGGCAAGGAGGTCGCCGTCGCGGTCATCGTCGAGTCCTCCGACGCGGATCGCTCCGAGGTCAGCGGCAACGGCCTGGCGGCCCCCATCGCCACGGCCATGATGCGGGCCGCACTGCGCTGA
- a CDS encoding DsbA family oxidoreductase, which translates to MRVEIWSDIACPWCYVGKARFERALADFPHREAVEVVHRSFELDPHRAKGDTTPVLTMLERKYGMSQAQAEAAEEGVGAQAGAEGLTYRTRGRDHGNTFDMHRLLHFAKAAGADRQDALIAALYRANFAEEQSVFDDDERLVALAAEAGLDPEAARAVLADPAAYADDVRADEREAAELGANGVPFFVLDRKYGVSGAQPAEVFEQALEQAWGSRSPLTVLGGGDGAGATGGQDAEACGPDGCAVPQA; encoded by the coding sequence ATGCGCGTCGAGATCTGGAGCGACATCGCCTGCCCCTGGTGCTACGTGGGCAAGGCCCGCTTCGAGCGGGCGCTCGCGGACTTCCCGCACCGCGAGGCCGTCGAGGTGGTGCACCGCTCCTTCGAGCTCGACCCGCACCGCGCCAAGGGTGACACCACCCCCGTGCTCACCATGCTGGAGCGCAAGTACGGGATGTCGCAGGCGCAGGCCGAGGCGGCCGAGGAAGGCGTCGGCGCGCAGGCGGGCGCGGAGGGCCTCACCTACCGCACCAGGGGCCGCGACCACGGCAACACCTTCGACATGCACCGTCTGCTGCACTTCGCCAAGGCCGCGGGCGCCGACCGGCAGGACGCGCTGATCGCCGCCCTGTACCGGGCGAACTTCGCCGAGGAGCAGTCGGTCTTCGACGACGACGAGCGCCTCGTCGCCCTCGCCGCCGAGGCGGGCCTGGACCCCGAGGCGGCCCGCGCGGTCCTCGCCGACCCCGCCGCCTACGCCGACGACGTGCGCGCCGACGAGCGCGAGGCCGCCGAGCTCGGCGCGAACGGCGTGCCGTTCTTCGTCCTCGACCGCAAGTACGGCGTCTCCGGCGCCCAGCCCGCCGAAGTGTTCGAGCAGGCCCTGGAGCAGGCCTGGGGCAGCCGGTCGCCGCTGACGGTGCTCGGCGGCGGCGACGGGGCCGGCGCCACCGGTGGCCAGGACGCGGAGGCCTGCGGCCCGGACGGCTGCGCGGTGCCGCAGGCCTGA
- a CDS encoding response regulator transcription factor produces the protein MTDTPLRIVLADDERMVRTALRVILTAEPDLEVVGEAATGAEAVSVVRELRPDVVLMDVRMPEVDGIRATEQILQTMAEPPRVVVVTTFENDAYVYEALRAGASGFLLKRADADSLVQAVRLVARSDSLLFPAAVRALAAEHARATTAQAPWVARLTGREREVLKLMAAGLTNAEIAGRMEVGPATVKTHVAAVLAKTGARDRTQAVIAAYEAGFMKNA, from the coding sequence ATGACCGACACCCCGCTGCGCATCGTGCTCGCCGACGACGAGCGCATGGTGCGCACGGCGCTGCGCGTCATCCTCACCGCCGAGCCCGACCTGGAGGTCGTCGGCGAGGCGGCGACCGGCGCCGAGGCGGTGTCCGTCGTCCGGGAGCTGCGGCCCGACGTGGTCCTGATGGACGTGCGCATGCCGGAGGTCGACGGCATCCGCGCCACGGAGCAGATCCTCCAGACGATGGCGGAGCCGCCGCGCGTCGTGGTCGTCACCACCTTCGAGAACGACGCGTACGTCTACGAGGCGCTGCGCGCCGGGGCGTCCGGCTTCCTGCTCAAGCGGGCCGACGCGGACTCCCTGGTGCAGGCGGTGCGCCTGGTCGCGCGCAGCGACTCGCTGCTGTTCCCCGCGGCCGTGCGCGCCCTGGCCGCCGAGCACGCGCGGGCCACGACCGCGCAGGCCCCCTGGGTGGCCCGACTCACCGGGCGCGAGCGCGAGGTCCTGAAGCTGATGGCGGCCGGGCTCACCAACGCCGAGATCGCCGGGCGCATGGAGGTGGGCCCGGCGACGGTCAAGACGCACGTGGCGGCGGTCCTCGCGAAGACGGGCGCCCGGGACCGCACGCAGGCCGTGATCGCGGCGTACGAGGCGGGCTTCATGAAGAACGCCTGA